One window of Bacillus sp. THAF10 genomic DNA carries:
- a CDS encoding type II secretion system F family protein yields the protein MDSLILVVVILFWLCVFLGLVNIYQYKTKKKVLTGHLNEVIVERSFLGKPEKTTRISKLIAKLSKYADDFSALGERINFFSESSDLAVLLKKAGYPYELTVGRLQGAKIVFFILGFLAGATSVILGLPFSNILFVALPFAGFFVPILWIRSKAKERQNRLRRDLPDFLDTVTISLQAGAGLDQAIRETINHFEGPIRQEFSRLMSEISIGVPREKAYKDMLERNDNPDFQNFIKALLQGTKLGVPVATTFRIQSEEIRKVSIEQVKEKAAKASPKVTLITSFVIAPTIMLFILGLVVLNLIYGDNNILDML from the coding sequence ATGGACTCATTGATTTTAGTAGTGGTCATACTGTTCTGGTTATGTGTATTTTTAGGACTTGTGAACATCTACCAATATAAAACAAAAAAGAAGGTGCTGACAGGTCACCTGAACGAGGTTATTGTCGAAAGATCCTTTTTAGGAAAGCCAGAAAAAACCACGCGCATAAGTAAGCTAATTGCAAAGCTTTCTAAATACGCAGATGATTTTTCGGCTTTAGGGGAGCGAATCAATTTTTTTAGTGAATCCTCTGACCTTGCTGTACTTTTGAAAAAAGCGGGCTATCCGTACGAGTTAACTGTCGGAAGGCTACAGGGAGCGAAAATTGTTTTCTTTATTTTAGGCTTTTTGGCAGGGGCCACTTCGGTCATTCTCGGGCTTCCTTTTTCCAATATACTATTTGTAGCTCTTCCTTTTGCTGGCTTTTTTGTTCCGATTTTGTGGATTCGTTCCAAAGCAAAGGAACGGCAAAACAGGCTACGTCGTGATCTGCCAGATTTTCTAGACACCGTTACCATCAGTCTTCAGGCAGGGGCTGGGCTGGATCAGGCAATTCGGGAAACAATTAACCACTTTGAAGGTCCAATTCGCCAGGAGTTTTCAAGGCTCATGAGTGAAATTAGCATCGGTGTTCCGCGGGAAAAAGCATACAAGGATATGCTGGAGCGCAACGACAATCCGGATTTTCAAAACTTTATTAAAGCGCTACTTCAAGGAACAAAGCTAGGAGTGCCGGTTGCCACGACATTCCGAATTCAATCAGAAGAGATTCGAAAGGTTAGCATTGAACAGGTAAAAGAAAAAGCAGCAAAAGCCTCTCCAAAGGTTACGCTCATCACCTCCTTTGTCATCGCACCGACAATTATGCTCTTTATCCTAGGACTAGTAGTGCTTAACCTGATTTACGGAGATAACAATATTTTAGATATGCTCTAA
- a CDS encoding TadE/TadG family type IV pilus assembly protein, whose product MQWMNKWKDDEKGSLTIEFLGMLPLMLLMILILWQFMISAYGVIVTQSAANDAAKAYSLSANESEARAAASETLQAGSNLRYDSVSVSKSSGSQEFEVTVNADLELVFIPKMWVSNTPSVNISRTVSGRVLD is encoded by the coding sequence ATGCAGTGGATGAATAAGTGGAAGGACGATGAAAAAGGATCATTAACGATAGAGTTTCTGGGGATGCTGCCGTTAATGCTCCTTATGATCCTTATTTTGTGGCAGTTTATGATTAGTGCGTATGGAGTGATTGTCACCCAATCTGCAGCCAATGATGCAGCCAAAGCGTATTCTCTTTCTGCTAATGAAAGTGAAGCAAGGGCTGCGGCAAGTGAGACACTGCAGGCCGGGAGTAATTTACGCTATGACAGTGTGTCTGTAAGCAAATCATCAGGCTCTCAAGAATTCGAGGTCACGGTTAATGCAGATCTAGAGCTTGTCTTTATTCCGAAAATGTGGGTCTCTAACACACCTTCTGTTAACATCTCCCGTACGGTAAGTGGAAGGGTTTTGGATTAA
- a CDS encoding VWA domain-containing protein, which yields MRIHLEKKLILFLLLSLILVLAGCQEDSAGNTETNPPEQETPSEEKPNEKDEEEQKSQEETDNSGNDEQLLDTIINTPPIPETIEGVVNYPIGELAHIKSTTEEAGEYLKEIPPLSEDASEEEMTQYVNYIYALFKVDYESPDSLLESMEIMNADNPDEVTNKELQKDQYNVIIALDASGSMANYIGDKTMMDIAKEAINEYVGSLPENANVGLRVYGHEGTGSDADKQLSCDANELIYELGSFDKSSFETALNPIKPAGWTPLASALEQSAEDLKKFSSENSRNVIYFVSDGIETCDGNPVEAAKAAKASGMDPIVNIIGFGVNNEDSKKLKEIADAAGGNYADVHNQSQLNEQFSKSVDEVLKWQAWHTKSQSEVANNYHENFFGLNAWENKWMSKNIHFSLSASTAITILSNENLITYDQKYWMDDLLKEKFKKQEKLVKNLYNKLFELNKENYNNKMDEIYKIYKKNSQ from the coding sequence ATGAGAATCCACTTAGAGAAGAAACTCATCTTGTTTTTACTACTTTCTCTAATTTTAGTGCTTGCTGGCTGCCAAGAGGATTCCGCGGGGAACACTGAAACAAACCCGCCGGAGCAGGAAACTCCTTCTGAGGAAAAGCCAAATGAAAAAGATGAGGAAGAGCAAAAGTCACAAGAAGAAACAGATAATAGTGGGAATGATGAACAACTTTTAGACACCATAATAAACACCCCGCCTATTCCTGAAACGATAGAGGGAGTCGTAAATTATCCTATTGGGGAATTAGCGCATATAAAAAGCACCACGGAGGAAGCAGGAGAGTATCTGAAAGAAATTCCACCTTTATCTGAGGATGCATCAGAAGAAGAAATGACACAATACGTAAATTATATCTATGCTCTATTCAAAGTGGACTATGAATCCCCTGACTCCTTATTAGAATCAATGGAAATTATGAATGCGGATAATCCTGATGAAGTAACAAATAAGGAACTTCAAAAAGACCAATACAATGTGATTATCGCCCTAGATGCCAGTGGAAGTATGGCTAATTACATAGGCGATAAAACGATGATGGACATCGCAAAAGAGGCTATAAATGAGTATGTAGGCTCTTTGCCGGAGAATGCTAATGTTGGTCTCCGAGTATATGGACATGAAGGAACAGGATCTGATGCAGACAAACAGTTGTCATGTGACGCTAATGAGTTAATTTATGAGTTAGGATCATTTGACAAAAGTAGTTTTGAAACTGCGTTAAACCCGATTAAACCAGCTGGATGGACACCATTAGCTAGTGCTCTTGAGCAATCAGCAGAGGACTTGAAAAAATTCAGTTCTGAAAACAGTCGTAATGTTATTTATTTTGTAAGTGATGGGATTGAAACGTGTGATGGTAATCCGGTTGAAGCGGCAAAAGCAGCCAAAGCTTCCGGTATGGACCCAATTGTAAATATTATTGGCTTTGGAGTTAATAACGAAGATAGCAAAAAATTAAAGGAAATTGCAGATGCAGCAGGTGGAAATTATGCGGATGTTCATAATCAATCCCAACTAAACGAGCAATTTAGCAAATCCGTTGATGAGGTTTTAAAATGGCAAGCATGGCACACCAAATCTCAAAGCGAAGTAGCGAATAATTACCATGAAAACTTTTTCGGTTTGAATGCCTGGGAGAACAAATGGATGAGTAAAAATATTCATTTTTCTTTATCAGCAAGCACAGCAATAACCATTTTATCAAATGAAAACTTAATCACCTACGATCAAAAGTACTGGATGGATGACTTACTCAAAGAAAAATTCAAAAAACAAGAAAAACTAGTAAAAAACCTATACAACAAACTTTTCGAACTCAACAAAGAAAACTACAACAACAAAATGGACGAAATTTACAAAATCTATAAAAAGAACAGCCAGTGA
- a CDS encoding Tad domain-containing protein yields the protein MKKLKDEKGNIILLTLGTFAVMGLLFVLVFHFAKVFVVKESASNYSDQASLAAASVLHEKLVEEIENYDRSLPGFIDELVDAESLQDKIERRKQELRGTSDWLELELELKAINEVLKEELESNNPFLKDYMDRALNNAKAEIPDAVERTILNNDGHLDGTEIEFTNDFRIEVTTSVRFTALLFDDYIPERNRYVKQKSESPSFVFLRNMNDSQWRYWKKEF from the coding sequence ATGAAAAAACTCAAAGATGAAAAGGGCAACATCATCCTCCTGACTCTTGGAACGTTTGCCGTGATGGGGCTTCTGTTTGTTCTGGTTTTCCATTTTGCTAAGGTGTTTGTGGTAAAAGAGTCCGCTTCTAACTACTCTGATCAGGCGAGTCTTGCAGCTGCGTCTGTCCTGCACGAAAAGCTGGTTGAGGAAATTGAAAATTATGATCGGTCGCTGCCAGGCTTTATTGATGAACTAGTAGATGCTGAAAGTCTGCAGGACAAAATTGAGAGGCGAAAGCAAGAGCTTCGCGGCACTTCGGATTGGCTAGAATTAGAGCTTGAACTCAAAGCCATCAACGAAGTCCTCAAAGAAGAGCTAGAATCGAATAATCCTTTTCTAAAAGATTACATGGATCGCGCATTAAATAATGCAAAGGCGGAAATTCCAGATGCAGTGGAGCGGACCATTCTTAACAACGATGGGCACTTAGACGGAACCGAAATTGAGTTCACAAATGACTTCCGAATAGAAGTGACCACCTCGGTGCGATTCACAGCGCTCCTGTTCGATGATTACATCCCCGAACGAAACCGTTATGTGAAGCAAAAAAGCGAAAGTCCCTCGTTTGTTTTTTTAAGAAACATGAATGACAGTCAATGGCGCTACTGGAAAAAAGAATTTTAA